The sequence below is a genomic window from Gemmatimonadota bacterium.
CCCGCGGATGCGGCGTTGGAACTCCTTGCCGTAGCGACGGCTACGGCGCGTCGTTCCGCCTTGCCCCGCGGGCGCATCACGCGCCTCGGTGCACACGGGGCTTCCGCGCCGGCACACTAGTTCCAGCCGTCCCAGCCGGGCCCGCGCACCACGCGGCCCGGCGTGGCCCCCGTGTGCTCGCCGTCCGCGAGCACCCGCTGGCCGTTTACCCAGACGTCGCGCACCCCGACGGCGAGCGCGTGCGGCTCCTCGAACGTGGCCAGATCGGCGATCGTCCGGGGGTCGAATACGACGAGGTCCGCGTACGATCCGGGTGCGATCCTGCCGCGCCGCCGCAGCGAGAGGTTGGTCGCCGGCAAGGAGGTCAGGCGCCGTACCGCCTCTGCCAGCGGAATCACCGACTCTTCGCGCACGTACTTGCCCAGCAGCCGGGCGAAGTTGCCGTAGGCGCGCGGGTGCGGATTGGACCGCAGGAACACGCCTTCGGGCGCGGGAGCGCCGGCGTCCGAGCCGAACGACACCCACGGCAGCGCTATCTGCTTGCGGACGTTGTCCTCGGACATGAGGAAGTAGATCGTGCCCACCCGGCTGTCGTCGGCCACCACCAGGTCCATGGCCGTCTCTTCCGGCGTGGTGCCGCGCCGCCGCGCGACCTCGGCCAGGGTCAGCCCCGTCAGCGGCTTGAGGCTGTCCTGCTTGAAGCCGACCAGGAGAACGCGCTCGGCCGATCCCGCCATGAGCATGAGGTTCTCCCATTCGTCGGTGGGCGTCGCCATCTCGCGGGCCACTCGCGTCCTGATCCGCGGGTCGCGCAGCCGCTCCACCCAGACGTCGTGGCCTCCCTCCTGTACCCACGGCGGCATCGCCGCATCCAGGCCGGTGGCGCCCGCCACGTAGGTGTACATGTCAGCCCGTACCTCCCGTCCCCGCGCCCGCGCCTCCTCCACGCGCTCGATCACCGTGTCCATCTTCGCCCAGTTGGCTTCGCCGGCCGCCTTCAGGTGGTAGATCTCCACCGGTACGCCGGCGCGCCGGCCGATCTCCATCGCCTCTTCCACCGCCTCCAGCAGGCGACCGCCCTCGCTGCGCATGTGCGTGATGTAGGAGCCGCCGAACTCCCCCGCGGCCGACGTCAACGCCACGAGCTCGTCGGTGCCGGCGTAGAAGGCGGGCGCGTAGATGAGCGATGAGCCGACCCCCAGCGCGCCCTCGCGCATCGCGTCGCGCACCAGATCCTGCATGCGCGCGAGCTCGTCGTCGGTGGGCGCCCGATCCTCCTCGCCCAACTCGTGGATGCGCACCGTGGTCGCTCCCACGAAGCTCGCTACGTTGGGCGATACGCCCCGCGCCTCGAGGTGCTCCAGGTACTCCCCCAGCGTGGTCCACGGGATGTCGAACTCGATGTCTCCCTGCTGATCGAGCTCGGTAGCGCGCATCTCCTCCGTCAGCGGGCCCATCGACCACCCCTCGCCGAAGACCTCGAGGGTCACCCCCTGGCGGATGTCGGCCAGCCCACGCGGGTCTTCAATGAGCGATTCGGTCGCCCAACTCAGCACGTTGATGAAACCCGGAGCCACCGCCATGCCCGTCGCGTCGATGACCTCCGTCCCGTCGGCTCCGCTCAGGTCCCCTATCGCCACGACGCTGTCACCGACTACGCCCACGTCGGCCAAGCGGGGCGCCTCCCCGGAGCCGTCGTACACGGTGCCGCCTGAGATCACCAGGTCGTAGGCCACGGACTCTCCTCCGTCCGCTCCGCCGCAGGCGCCGACGACGGCCACGACGCCCGCCAGGAGTAGCCAGGTCGTGAGGGTACGGGTGGTTCTGCTGGGAGTGGCGGCGAGTGGGAATCCGGGTGACATCGGCAGGTCCGTCCGCGGGAGAAAACGGGGCGAACCGGAAAAAGGATACCGGATCGCCCCGCTCGCAAGCTGTCCCGGGGCGCGCGCAGCCCGGCTGCGGGCCGGCGCCCCGACCAATCGCCGGCTATTCGTACCGGAGCGCCTCCATGGGATCGACCAGCGAAGCCCTCCGTGCCGGGATGTAGCTCGCCAGCAGCGTCACCGCTCCGAGCAGCACCACCACCGATCCGAAGATGATCGGGTCGGCCGGGTTGACCTGGAACAGGACGAGCGCGAGCCCCTTGGAGAGGAAGAAGGCGATGACCAGGCCGATCGCCGACCCGATCAGCAGCTGCATCAGACCCTGCCGCATGATCATGCCGAGGATGTCACCGTTGGCGGCGCCCAGCGCGCGCCGGATGCCCAACTCGCGGGTGCGCCTGCTGACCGAGAACGCCACCACGCCGTACAGGCCCACCGACGCCAGGAACAGCGCCGCCGCGCCGAACGCCAGGAAGAGCGTCCCGAACACGCCATAGAACCAGTTGTTCTGGTCGATGGCCTCGTCGAGAGTGTTCACGAAGTAGATCGGCAGGTTGGGATCCACCGCGTTGACCGCCCTGCGCACGTCCTGCGTGATGGCCGTGGGCTGTCCCCTGGTGCGCGCGGCGATGCTCATGAAGCGCCGGCTCTCCTGGACGAGCGGCTTGTAGTACCCCTCCCTGGGCTGGTCGTCCTCGTTGTCCGCTATGCCGTTCATCATCAGATCGGGGGATACGCCGACCACGCTCATCCACGGGTTCAGCGAATCGGGCTCCTCTCCGGCGTACAAGCGGAAGCGCTCGCCGAGGGGGTCTTCGCCGGGAAAGAACTTGTCGGCGAACGACTGGTTGATGATGGCCACCTTCAGGCCGTCGGCGCGGTCCTGACTGCCGAAGTCCCTCCCTTGGAGCAGGGAGACGTCGAAGGTCTCGAAGTGTCCCGGCGTTATCACCGCCTGCCGCGCTCGCGGGATGTCGTGCTCGGCCTCGTAGGCCTCACCGTCGATCTCCACCCTGGGCCCCGGCGTGAAAAGCCCCGGCAGGTTCGATGTGAGCGTCGCGGCTTCCACGCCGGGGATCGCGGCCACGCGCGGCTGCAGCTCCTGATAGAACCGGATGCGGTCGGCTTCATCGGGATAGTCGGCCTCGAACAGGCCCACGCGCGCGGTGAATACGTTGTCGGCCGCGAACGGGTAGTCCAGGTTGCGGAGCTGGGCGATGCTCTTGACCATCAGCCCGGCTCCGATCAGCAGCGCCACCGACAGCGCGATCTCTCCCGCCACCAGCGCCTTGTTGACCCAGCCCATGCGGAAGCTGGAGGTGCCGCGCGT
It includes:
- a CDS encoding ABC transporter permease, producing MASFGNDVRYAARMLGKNPASSILAVVALALGIGLTTMMFSIVYGALIKGLPFESPDRILHVERANPSEDIESMGVPIHDYLDWEEQQTSFAQLAAFFQGTVNVAGSETPERFDGAFISANSFNMLGVQPALGRLFREGEDAPSAEQVMLIGHEVWRDRYESSPEVVGRVESVNGEPTTIVGVMPEGFRFPVAEEVWVPMRTDALELERGQGTFLEVFGRLRDGVSADQAFAEFQGIAARLATAYPETNEGVVPLIKPYTEEFIGEEPVLMLYTMLLAVFLVLLIACINVANLLISRAAQRSKEVGIRSALGATRRRIIVQFLAEAGVLAFVGAALGVALAAFGIRAFNTAIAPTDPPFWIQIGLDPQVLAFVVGLAVVATLVAGIIPAVQASRANVNEILKDETRGTSSFRMGWVNKALVAGEIALSVALLIGAGLMVKSIAQLRNLDYPFAADNVFTARVGLFEADYPDEADRIRFYQELQPRVAAIPGVEAATLTSNLPGLFTPGPRVEIDGEAYEAEHDIPRARQAVITPGHFETFDVSLLQGRDFGSQDRADGLKVAIINQSFADKFFPGEDPLGERFRLYAGEEPDSLNPWMSVVGVSPDLMMNGIADNEDDQPREGYYKPLVQESRRFMSIAARTRGQPTAITQDVRRAVNAVDPNLPIYFVNTLDEAIDQNNWFYGVFGTLFLAFGAAALFLASVGLYGVVAFSVSRRTRELGIRRALGAANGDILGMIMRQGLMQLLIGSAIGLVIAFFLSKGLALVLFQVNPADPIIFGSVVVLLGAVTLLASYIPARRASLVDPMEALRYE
- a CDS encoding D-aminoacylase: MSPGFPLAATPSRTTRTLTTWLLLAGVVAVVGACGGADGGESVAYDLVISGGTVYDGSGEAPRLADVGVVGDSVVAIGDLSGADGTEVIDATGMAVAPGFINVLSWATESLIEDPRGLADIRQGVTLEVFGEGWSMGPLTEEMRATELDQQGDIEFDIPWTTLGEYLEHLEARGVSPNVASFVGATTVRIHELGEEDRAPTDDELARMQDLVRDAMREGALGVGSSLIYAPAFYAGTDELVALTSAAGEFGGSYITHMRSEGGRLLEAVEEAMEIGRRAGVPVEIYHLKAAGEANWAKMDTVIERVEEARARGREVRADMYTYVAGATGLDAAMPPWVQEGGHDVWVERLRDPRIRTRVAREMATPTDEWENLMLMAGSAERVLLVGFKQDSLKPLTGLTLAEVARRRGTTPEETAMDLVVADDSRVGTIYFLMSEDNVRKQIALPWVSFGSDAGAPAPEGVFLRSNPHPRAYGNFARLLGKYVREESVIPLAEAVRRLTSLPATNLSLRRRGRIAPGSYADLVVFDPRTIADLATFEEPHALAVGVRDVWVNGQRVLADGEHTGATPGRVVRGPGWDGWN